One part of the Vicia villosa cultivar HV-30 ecotype Madison, WI linkage group LG6, Vvil1.0, whole genome shotgun sequence genome encodes these proteins:
- the LOC131613225 gene encoding uncharacterized protein LOC131613225: protein MDTITLFSAATGLKASPTKCRVYFGGVDENVQQRILSITGFLTGSLPFKYLGVPLMNRSLNVNVCRPLIDRITSKITHWTARLPSYAGKQQLVKSVLFAITNYWMQVFHLPKCVTKHIEAMCRSFVWSGKAEITRKAPVSWKKICEPKNAGGLNITSLNEWNIATLGKLHWNIESKADKMWVNIYYIKDQNFLLWWTRVIWAQMLHWIGYHHNPGIWQYEKQWLTMEANKKGWRRQILKAAATELVYALWQNRNSIIFAQGTRDDHVLDRVKFIVYTRCSRHRIIITHFDENTLCIE from the exons ATGGATACTATCACTCTGTTTTCTGCAGCAACAGGTCTTAAAGCTAGCCCCACAAAATGCAGAGTTTATTTTGGGGGAGTGGATGAGAATGTTCAACAAAGGATTCTGAGCATCACTGGCTTCCTTACTGGCAGTTTACCCTTCAAATACCTGGGAGTTCCACTCATGAATAGGAGTCTGAATGTTAATGTGTGTAGGCCCTTGATTGACAGGATTACTTCTAAGATAACACATTGGACTGCCAGGCTCCCTAGTTATGCAGGGAAACAACAACTTGTGAAAAGTGTGTTGTTTGCTATTACTAACTATTGGATGCAGGTTTTTCATTTGCCCAAGTGTGTGACCAAACATATTGAAGCTATGTGTAGAAGCTTTGTATGGAGTGGAAAAGCTGAGATTACCAGGAAGGCACCTGTTTCCTGGAAGAAGATATGTGAGCCAAAAAATGCAGGGGGCCTAAACATCACATCACTGAATGAATGGAACATAGCTACTTTGGGGAAGCTCCATTGGAACATTGAGTCCAAGGCTGACAAGATGTGGGTGAATATATACTATATCAAGGACCAGAATTTCTTGCTATG GTGGACTAGAGTTATTTGGGCTCAAATGCTACACTGGATAGGCTACCATCACAACCCTGGTATCTGGCAGTATGAGAAGCAATGGCTCACCATGGAAGCTAACAAGAAAGGATGGAGAAGACAAATCCTCAAAGCGGCAGCAACAGAGCTAGTGTATGCATTATGGCAGAACAGAAACTCCATAATTTTTGCTCAAGGAACTCGTGATGACCATGTATTAGATAGAGTTAAATTCATTGTCTATACAAGATGTTCTAGGCATAGAATTATTATCACACACTTTGATGAAAATACTCTTTGCATAGAGTAA
- the LOC131613226 gene encoding uncharacterized protein LOC131613226 encodes MASIFNILFLTLFLALAVQAYGQPCALSAIEVKQTKTSGSVWNVTVTNTCICTQTEVKFNVNGFKSSTPVDPAIFSQDGLLIQGAPLYGFKSVSFTYTSDSQFAFTPVSSQVACS; translated from the exons ATGGCTTCTATTTTCAACATTCTTTTCCTCACTCTCTTCCTTGCCCTAGCTGTCCAAG CTTATGGACAACCCTGTGCTTTGAGTGCTATTGAGGTTAAACAAACCAAAACATCAGGCTCAGTGTGGAATGTTACTGTGACCAACACCTGTATTTGCACTCAAACTGAAGTGAAGTTCAATGTCAATGGATTTAAATCAAGCACACCTGTTGATCCAGCAATATTTAGCCAAGATGGTCTTCTCATTCAAGGAGCACCACTTTATGGATTTAAATCTGTCTCTTTCACTTATACTTCTGATTCTCAATTTGCATTTACACCAGTTTCTTCCCAAGTCGCATGTTCTTAG
- the LOC131611249 gene encoding uncharacterized protein LOC131611249, whose protein sequence is MASIFNILFLTLFLALAFQAYGQPCALSAIEVKQTKTSGSVWNVTVTNNCICTQSQVKFNVNGFKSSTPVDPAIFSQDGLLIQGAPLYGFKSVSFTYTSDSQFAFKPISSQVACS, encoded by the exons ATGGCTTCTATTTTCAACATTCTTTTCCTCACTCTCTTCCTTGCCCTAGCTTTCCAAG CTTATGGACAGCCTTGTGCTTTGAGTGCCATTGAGGTTAAACAAACCAAAACATCAGGTTCAGTGTGGAATGTTACCGTGACCAACAACTGTATTTGTACTCAATCACAAGTGAAGTTCAATGTCAATGGATTTAAATCAAGCACACCTGTTGATCCAGCAATATTTAGCCAAGATGGTCTTCTCATTCAAGGAGCACCACTTTATGGATTTAAATCTGTCTCCTTCACCTATACTTCTGATTCTCAATTTgcatttaaaccaatttcttcccAAGTTGCATGTTCTTAG